Part of the Oerskovia paurometabola genome is shown below.
GCTGCCCGGTCCCGTCGGAGAGCTGCGTGGCGCCGTCGACCAGCTTCTGCGCACCCTCGACCCCGCTCGCGAGGTTGGTGTGGATCGAGGCGAACCCCTTGAGGAACGTGTCGGCGGCCTCGGTGCCCACCTGCTCGGCGATCGCGTCACGGACCTTGCCCACGATCGTGTCCGCGATGGTCGCGGCGAGGTAGTTGTTGGCGTCGTTGGTGATGAGCACCAGGCTCGCCTGCTGCGGCTCGAACCTTCCCGACGAAGCCAGGTCCTCCGAGAACGTCGGACCGATGACGAGGGCGGCGTCGAAGCGTCCCGACCGCACCCCGGCCTCGGCGTCCGCCTGTGTCGTCTCGACCCAGCCGAACCCGCCGTCACCGTCGACGAGCTGCTTCGCGACCTCGTCGCCGAAGTTCTTCTCGGTCGAGGTGCCGTCGACCGCGTCCTCGACGGTCGTGCCGCGGTCCTGGACGACGAGCGCCGCCGGGACCTCGGCGAGCTTGTCGTAGGGGTTCTCGTTCGCGAACAGGTACAGCCCCGAGTACAGCGTGGGGATCACGATCATCGCGAGGATCGCGAGCTTGGGCAGGGTCCCGGCGCTGATGCGCCGGAGCTCGGAGATCCCGAGGCGGATCGCGGTCATCGGTCGGCCTCCTCGTCGGTGTCGGGGTCCGGTGCGGCGGGTGGGGCGTCAGGTGGTTCGGGGACCGGTTCGGGAGCCACAGCCTGGTGGCGTCCCGGCTCTGCCCGGTCGAAGAGCGTGGTCGGGTCGGTCGTCTCGACGGGCTCCGGCGGTCCGACGGTCCCGTCCTGGTCGCCCTGCCGCGCGTCCGGTACCGCCGCCGGCTCGGGCCGCGTCCGCAGGGCCTCGACCGGCGCCGCACGGAGCGCGTCGTCGCCGCGCGCTGGCGGCAGGTCGGCACCGAGGTCGCGGGCCGAGGAGCGCGTGCACTGGACGAGCACGCCGTAGCCGAGCGCCGCGAGGGACTCCGCGACGGCCCACCAGCCCGAGGGTTCCCCCCGGTGCCGGTCGGGCAGGGTCAGGACGAGGAACCGCACGTCCTTGCGCTCGGACGCGAGGGACGACAGGAGGGCGGTGCGCAGCGTGCCGTGCAGCTCGTCGACGCGGTCGCCGCGGCGGTCCAGCAGGTCGTGCGCGTCGAGCCACTTCGCGGCGCGACCGGGCAGGGACCACTGGCCCGCGAGCGAGAGCTCCTCGGCGACGACGTCCCCGACCGTGAGCGCCTCGTCGGGCTCGGAGATCCCCGGGACGTCGACCACGGCCGTGACACGGCGCAGGTCCGCGGTCGCGGTCGTGGTGGTGCCGTCGTCGCCCACGAGCGTGACGGTCCCGGTGTACGGGGCGAGGCGACCGGTCGCGACGAGCGCGAGCGCGGTGTGCCCGTGGCCCGGCTCGCCCGCGAGGAGGACGCACTCCCCCGCGGCGAGGGTCAGGGTGGTGGCTTCGAGCATCGGCGCCCGCCGACCCTCGACCTGGACGTCGTCCAACGCGATCTGCACCGTCGTGTCCTCTCGTGGCGGGCCTCCGCGCGGATGGGCCGCGACGGAGCCTCCGTCGATCTTCCGTTGGACCCCGCAGGAGCGCACCTTGTCCGGGTCGGGCGCAGCCCGGCGCCCCGCTCGTCCGGCCGCTCGTTCTGCTCGGCCGGAGGGTGAAGGTCCTTCGCTGCCCCGGCCGGGTCAGCGTCGGGTCGGTAGCCTGGGGAAACGGGCGTCGAGAGGAGATTTCATGCGTGTCGTGATCGTCGGGGCGAGCGGAAACGTCGGCTCGGCCCTGCTGCGCAGGCTCGTGGGTGACCCGGTGGTCACCTCGGTCGTCGGGGTCGCGAGCCGGGTGCCTCGCGCCGACGGTTCGAGCACCGTCGTGCCGCCGTTCGACGCCGCCGAGTGGGTCCGCTGCGACCTCACGGACCCGGAGCAGGTCGTGGCCTCGCGTCTCGCGGGCGCGTTCGTCGGTGCCGACGCCGTGGTCCACCTCGCGTGGGCGATCGACCCCGCGCACGACCGCGACGAGCTCGCGCGCGTCAACGTCGAGGGGACGAGGCGGGTCGCCGCCGCGGCGGCGCGGGCGGGCGTGGGGCACCTCGTGGTCGCGTCGTGCGCGAGCGCGTACTCGCCCGCCTTCGACGACGCGCCCCGCGACGAGTACTGGCCCACGGCGGGGATCGCCGGGTCGGTCTCGAGCGCGCAGAAGGCCGAGGTCGAGGGGTTCCTGGACCGCTTCGACGCCGAGCACCCCGGGATCGTGGTGACGCGCGTGCGCGCGCCCTTCACGTTCCAGCGCGACGCCGCGAGCGAGGTCTCGCGCCTGTTCTTCGGCAAGCTCCTGCCGGCGCCGCTGCGCCGCAAGGGTCACCTGCCCACGCTCGTGTGGCCGCGCGGCATGCGCCTGCAGGTGGTCCACGCCGACGACCTCGCGGACGCCTACCGCGAGATCCTCGTGGGTCGGCACCCGGGGACGTTCAACATCGCCTCGCAGGACGTCCTCACGGGCCCCGACGTCGCCGCGATCGTCGCGCAGGGACGGCTCCGGGAGGTGTCGCCGGGGTCCCTGCGGCGGGCGGTCGCGGTCGCCTGGACGGCCCGGTTGGTCCCGCTCGACCCGGGCTGGTTCGACGTCGCGCTCGCCGTACCGGTGCTCGACACGGCGCGCGCTCGACGGTTGCTGCGGTGGGCGCCGGTGCACGACGCCCACGCCACGGTCACCGAGGTCGTCGGTGGCCTGGTCGAGGGCGCGGGCACGCAGAGCCCACCGCTGCTGCCGTCCTAGGGTCGCCGGGACTCCTACGACTCCAGGGCCGCGTCCAGCGTGATCGTCGCGCCGGTCAGGGCCTTGGACACCGGGCACGTGGCCTTGGCGTTCTCGGCCGCCGCGAGGAACCCGGCCTCGTCGAGCCCGTCGACCTCGCCGCGGACCGTGAGCGCGACCGCCGAGATGCGCAGGCCGCCTGCCGGGTCCGGCGACAGCGTGACGTCGGCCTTGACCTCGAGCGCGATCGGCGTGCCACCCGCCTCGCCGATCACCCCCGAGAGCTGCATCGCGTAGCAGGAGGAGTGCGCTGCGCCGATGAGCTCCTCGGGGCTCGTGATCCCCTCGGCCTCGTCGGCCGTGCGGCGCGGAAAGCTGACGTCGAACGTGCCGGTCCCCGAGCTCGTGAGCTCGACCTGACCGGTGCCTTCCATGAGCGTGCCGTTCCACGCGGTGCGGGCGGTGCGGACTGCCATGATGTGGCTCCTTCGGGGTTGCGGGTACGAGACCCATTGCCGTTCACTACCCGTCGACCGTAACCCCGAGGTCGTGCGCCCGCAGCGGCGTCCCACGGCGCTCGGCGCTAGGACGCGCCGACCTCCACCACGACCGGGAACCCGACCTCGGTCGCCAGCCGCTCGGCGAGCGTGAGCGGGTTGGACACCGCGCCGACCTGGACGACGATCGACGAGAGGTCGTCGCGCACGTAGACCGCGCGGACCTGTGGCCAGCGGTCGTTCCCGAGGAGCGACTCCGCGAGCGCCTGGAGCTCTCCCGGCAGCACGGGGAGCGGATCGACCCGGACCGCGACGTCGGGGTAGGCCTCGGCGACCGCGGCCAGCGCCTCCTGGGGCGGGTCGCCGTGCCACGCGAGGACGACCGTCCCGCTGCCCTCGAGCCGGACCGTGCCGAGACGCTCGTCGTCCGCCAGGCGCCCGCCGAGCAAGGACATCGCGCCCTCGGGCCCCGGGAGCCGCTCGGCGACCACCGACGCCTCGGGGAGCGGAACCACCGGGACTCCGGGCTCCCTCGGGCCGGCGGGTCGGAGCGGGTCCAGCGCCCGGGGGACGCCTTCCTCGGGCCCGACGATCGTCAAGGTCGCCTCCACGAGCGGCGTCTCCTGCGGCGCGGGCGTCGCCGTGCACCCGGCCACGAGCGCACCGGCGGCCACCAGGCCCGCGAATCCTCGTCTCATCACGCATCCCCCCTCGCCGCGCACCCTAGCGAAGACCCCGGGCCCGGTGGGAGGGCGTCCGGGTGCCGTCGCGCACCGGGTGCCGGCCGCCCGCCGGGGCGCGTGCCCGCCGAAGCGGCGTGCCCGTCAGGGTGCGAGCACCACGGCCGTCCCGTACGCCACGATCTCCTGGTAACCGTTCCCGACCTCGTCGCTGTCGTAGCGCATCGCGAGGATCGCGTTGGCTCCCTGCGCGGTGGCCTCCTCGACCATGCGGGCGACGGCCTCGTCGCGCGACTGCTGGAGCTGCTTGGTGAGCCCCTTGAGCTCGCCGCCGACGATCGACTTGAGCCCCGCGCCGATCTGCGCGCCGACGTTGCGCGACCGGACGGTCAGGCCGGTCACCTCGCCGACGACCTGCTGCACGGTCCGGCCCGGGACATCGTTCATGGTGGAGACCAGCACGGTACGTCCTCCTCACGGCAGCGCACCGTGCGCGGCCACTCCTCACGGTAGGAGGACCTGGGGGACGGCGCCCGGCGTGCACGCGCCGACCCGGCGGGATGGAACGGTTCGTCCCATCCCGGCTGCTCCTCGGGTGCTCGGCAGCGAGCGGGCGTTGAATGGGAGGCATGACAGCCTCGGACACCCCTCTGGTCCCCGCGACTGCCGACCCGACGCCCTGGGCGCTCCCGCCGCAGGCCGTGCTCGCCGAGGTGGGGTCGAGCGAGGCGGGCCTCACGGCCGAGCAGGCGCGGACCCGGCTCGCCGAGGTCGGCCCCAACCGGTTGGCCCCGCCCGCGCGCACACCGTGGTGGCGTCGCGTGCTCTCCCAGTTCGACGACGTCCTCATCTACATCCTGCTCGTGTCCGCGGTGCTCAAGGCGATCGTGGGCGACTGGATCGACTTCACCGTGATCCTCGCGGTCGCGGTCATCAACGCGGCGATCGGGCTGATCCAGGAGGGGCGTGCCGAGAAGGCCCTCGACGGGATCCGGGGCATGCTCTCGGTCCACGCGCAGGTGCGCCGCGACGGCGCGTGGGCCCAGGTCGACGCCGACGACCTGGTGCCGGGCGACGTCGTGCGGGTGCGTTCGGGCGACCGCGTCCCCGCGGACCTGCGCCTGCTCTCGGGGGTCAACCTGCGCGTCGACGAGTCGGCTCTCACGGGCGAGTCCGTGCCCGCGGCCAAGTCGGTCGACGAGGTGCCCGCCGAGTCGGGGGTCGGCGACCGATCGAGCATGCTGTTCTCGGGCACCCTGATCTCCGCCGGCACGGGGACGGGCGTCGTGGTCGAGACGGGCGAGACGACCGAGATCGGCCGCATCCAGACCCTCATCTCCGAGGTCCCCTCGCTCGAGACCCCGCTGTCGCGCACGCTCGACGCGTTCGGGAAGAAGCTCGCGGTCCTCATCCTCGTCATGGCCGTGGTCATGGTCGTGATCGGCCGCGTGTTCCACG
Proteins encoded:
- a CDS encoding ATP-binding cassette domain-containing protein, encoding MQIALDDVQVEGRRAPMLEATTLTLAAGECVLLAGEPGHGHTALALVATGRLAPYTGTVTLVGDDGTTTTATADLRRVTAVVDVPGISEPDEALTVGDVVAEELSLAGQWSLPGRAAKWLDAHDLLDRRGDRVDELHGTLRTALLSSLASERKDVRFLVLTLPDRHRGEPSGWWAVAESLAALGYGVLVQCTRSSARDLGADLPPARGDDALRAAPVEALRTRPEPAAVPDARQGDQDGTVGPPEPVETTDPTTLFDRAEPGRHQAVAPEPVPEPPDAPPAAPDPDTDEEADR
- a CDS encoding NAD-dependent epimerase/dehydratase family protein, with protein sequence MRVVIVGASGNVGSALLRRLVGDPVVTSVVGVASRVPRADGSSTVVPPFDAAEWVRCDLTDPEQVVASRLAGAFVGADAVVHLAWAIDPAHDRDELARVNVEGTRRVAAAAARAGVGHLVVASCASAYSPAFDDAPRDEYWPTAGIAGSVSSAQKAEVEGFLDRFDAEHPGIVVTRVRAPFTFQRDAASEVSRLFFGKLLPAPLRRKGHLPTLVWPRGMRLQVVHADDLADAYREILVGRHPGTFNIASQDVLTGPDVAAIVAQGRLREVSPGSLRRAVAVAWTARLVPLDPGWFDVALAVPVLDTARARRLLRWAPVHDAHATVTEVVGGLVEGAGTQSPPLLPS
- a CDS encoding OsmC family peroxiredoxin, with product MAVRTARTAWNGTLMEGTGQVELTSSGTGTFDVSFPRRTADEAEGITSPEELIGAAHSSCYAMQLSGVIGEAGGTPIALEVKADVTLSPDPAGGLRISAVALTVRGEVDGLDEAGFLAAAENAKATCPVSKALTGATITLDAALES
- a CDS encoding YbjQ family protein, with amino-acid sequence MLVSTMNDVPGRTVQQVVGEVTGLTVRSRNVGAQIGAGLKSIVGGELKGLTKQLQQSRDEAVARMVEEATAQGANAILAMRYDSDEVGNGYQEIVAYGTAVVLAP